CACTTCCCACCCCGGGGGGTGACCGCCTGACGCTTACGTGGCGCAGCCGCGGGGCCATGGTGTGCGTGGTGGGCGTCCTCAAGGACACGTTGAGTACGATGACGCAATTCATGACAATGAGCGTGGCGACCACCATGACAAACATTAGGTACCTGAAGAGCCcgagggagggggtgtgtgtgcatgacgtCACAGCTCCCTTGGCCTGTATGACATCACAGCCTCTCCGCTCTCTTCTGCCCCAGGGGGTGCCGCTTGCCCTCTGACCTCACAAACATCTCAGTGCATTGAGAGGGGCTACATCCCCTAGGGGTCCCCATCTGGGGAGCCAGTCGCTTCTGGTCCTGCTCTCCCACCTGGGGCGGCCATGAAGGGGGCACCCAGCTCCCTGGACACCCTGCTATGGGTCTACCACTTCCACAGCTCCACCGAGGTGAGGCGACCCCAACAGCCCTGCCCAGAGGGGACACTTGGAGACCTTCTGGGCAGGTCTCCAGTGCCCCGCCCCCTTTGACCCATGCTCTATGACCCGATGGTCCTACtgtccctgcccctcctccaggTAGCTCTGCAGTCCCCGCTCCTCTCTTCCCTGGACCTCGCTCTGACTGCAGCCCGTGAATATCTGGAGCAGAGACTCGAAGAGCTGAAGACCCTGGAGCAGCCGCCAGAGCCCACGGGGCCCGGGAACGTCCCTGCCCGGGAGCCCACCTTCAGGCTGGTGGTCAGAGAAGCTGTGGCCAGCTTCCTGCGTTTCGGCGCCACCTTGATGGAGGTGGGGCGCAGAGGGAGGAGAATAGGGCAGCGGGGAGCAGGCACCTCTGCACCCCTACTAATCCCAGCACCCCCACCGCAGATCTCAGCCCTGTGGCTGCAGCGGCGTCGAGGAGACGGCGACCACAGCAGCCCAGCCTCAGCCGCCGGAGATCCGGGTCGAGCGCTGGCCCGGGTCGCCCAGGCCGCGGGGCAGGGGGCTGGACAAGTGGGGGCTGTGATGGGCGCGAGCGCTCGGCTCCTCCTCCAGGTGGCCAGGTTATGCCTGTCTGGACGGGGTCTGCAGGGCTCCGCCTCCTTTCTGCAACAATGGCAGCGCCAGCTGGCCCTGGGACCCCCAGAGGGATCGGTGAGTGTGCGACAGGGGCGGATCGGGCTCGAGGCAGCATCGCTGGGGATAGCTGAGCTCCA
This window of the Tenrec ecaudatus isolate mTenEca1 chromosome 10, mTenEca1.hap1, whole genome shotgun sequence genome carries:
- the C10H17orf107 gene encoding uncharacterized protein C17orf107 homolog: MKGAPSSLDTLLWVYHFHSSTEVALQSPLLSSLDLALTAAREYLEQRLEELKTLEQPPEPTGPGNVPAREPTFRLVVREAVASFLRFGATLMEISALWLQRRRGDGDHSSPASAAGDPGRALARVAQAAGQGAGQVGAVMGASARLLLQVARLCLSGRGLQGSASFLQQWQRQLALGPPEGSRYSGDLKVATSSSAEDSGLEVPALFQPQVQCK